A genomic stretch from Deltaproteobacteria bacterium CG2_30_66_27 includes:
- a CDS encoding pyridoxamine 5'-phosphate oxidase has protein sequence MKIGDVLKPGGRGVIGTASKEGVVNMAVYAVPHVVDDETVAWGMTDGRTWNNVRENPNASYTYFAPGEGFRGARLTLSLFRTEDSGEMLATIRERTGARSPGNPEAVKHVAYFKVVETRSLV, from the coding sequence ATGAAAATCGGGGACGTTCTGAAGCCGGGAGGACGCGGCGTGATCGGCACCGCGTCGAAGGAAGGGGTGGTCAACATGGCGGTGTATGCGGTTCCCCATGTCGTGGACGACGAAACGGTCGCGTGGGGGATGACGGACGGCAGGACGTGGAACAACGTACGGGAGAACCCGAACGCTTCCTACACGTATTTCGCCCCCGGCGAGGGGTTCCGCGGGGCGCGTCTCACGCTCTCGCTTTTCCGAACGGAGGATTCGGGGGAGATGCTCGCGACGATCCGCGAGCGGACCGGCGCCAGGAGCCCCGGAAACCCCGAGGCGGTCAAGCACGTGGCGTACTTCAAGGTGGTCGAAACCCGATCCCTCGTATAA
- a CDS encoding dienelactone hydrolase has protein sequence MKTFAAVLAMAFVFAGVSPARAEVKTEVVEYRHGDVLLEGYLAYDAALRGKRPGILVVHEWNGHNPYVRKRAEQLARLGYVAFALDMYGKGVRAKDAKEAAALAGLYKGDRKLMRTRAAAGLDVLRNRPETDPARLAAIGYCFGGTTVLELARSGADLVSVVSFHGGLDTPTPGDARNIKGKVLALHGGDDPNVPPKQVEAFQDEMRKGGVDWQFISYGGAVHSFTNPEAGSDNSKGAAYNERADHRSWAAMKTFFAETLR, from the coding sequence ATGAAAACGTTTGCGGCTGTTCTCGCGATGGCCTTCGTGTTCGCCGGGGTTTCTCCGGCGCGGGCGGAGGTGAAGACCGAGGTGGTGGAATATCGGCACGGCGACGTCTTGCTGGAAGGGTACCTGGCGTACGACGCCGCCCTCCGGGGGAAGCGCCCCGGGATCCTGGTGGTCCACGAATGGAACGGTCACAACCCGTACGTCCGGAAGCGGGCGGAGCAGCTGGCCCGGCTGGGGTACGTCGCGTTCGCGCTGGACATGTACGGCAAGGGCGTGCGGGCGAAGGACGCGAAGGAGGCGGCCGCCCTCGCGGGACTCTACAAGGGGGACCGGAAGCTGATGCGGACGCGCGCCGCGGCCGGGCTTGACGTTCTCAGGAACCGTCCGGAGACCGACCCGGCGCGCCTGGCCGCGATCGGCTACTGTTTCGGCGGGACCACGGTGCTCGAACTGGCCCGAAGTGGGGCGGACCTGGTATCGGTGGTCAGCTTCCACGGGGGGCTGGACACCCCGACTCCCGGCGACGCGCGCAACATCAAGGGGAAGGTGCTGGCCCTTCACGGCGGGGACGACCCGAACGTGCCTCCGAAGCAGGTGGAGGCGTTCCAGGACGAGATGCGCAAGGGGGGAGTCGACTGGCAGTTCATTTCCTACGGCGGCGCCGTCCACAGTTTCACCAACCCCGAAGCGGGGAGCGACAACTCGAAGGGGGCGGCGTACAACGAGCGGG